The genomic region TTTCAGATAACATCTGCAAACCCTTTGCGTGTCTTTTGAAACCAAGAATATCCCAATATACATATTATCCAGCAAACGACCAGCAAGAGACTCCATTCGATCATACTAGGAACTTGACCTTGAACCAGCACCATTCTTAATTGCTCTATAATTAATGTTAGCGGGTTAATATAGACCAACGGCCGATACGCTTCCGGCAGTGCAGAAACCGGGTAAAATACCGGACTCATAAACATTAATATGCTTGTAAACAATGTGGTCGTTTGAACTATATCACGCAGGTATACACCCAGTGATGCTAAAAACCAACTAATCCCCAGTATCAACATACACAGTGGAATCAAGATAAAAGGCACCAATCCGATTGTCCATGGCAAAACACCTTGATTTATTATCAGCGTAAACACCAGCAAAACTATAAAGCTTACCGCTCCATGATAAATTGCAGTCCCCATCCCCACCCACGGCAACAATTCCAACGGAAACACAACTCGCTTTACAAAATTCACGTTATCAAGAATCAACTTAGGAGAGCGATTTACGCATTCTGAAAACATTGAATGAACAATCATTCCTGCAAATAAATTTACCGCAAAAAACATTTTACCTTCACTAGCGTCACTCCATCGAGCCTTGAATATTACACTAAAGAAAAATGTGTAAATACCCAACATTAATATTGGCGTAACTAATGACCAAAACACTCCTCCCACAGACCCCTTGTAACGACCTTGGATATCCCGCTTAATCAAGTCCTGAAGTAACGAACGTTGTAGCCATGCGCATTTCAGAAATTCTAACGACTTCAATATCAATGGCATTAAATTAACCTGAACAAGTTGCCAAGACACCAGTCGACCGTCCGGACGATCCCGGTCTCGAAACTCT from Bacteroidota bacterium harbors:
- a CDS encoding ABC transporter permease; the encoded protein is MPLILKSLEFLKCAWLQRSLLQDLIKRDIQGRYKGSVGGVFWSLVTPILMLGIYTFFFSVIFKARWSDASEGKMFFAVNLFAGMIVHSMFSECVNRSPKLILDNVNFVKRVVFPLELLPWVGMGTAIYHGAVSFIVLLVFTLIINQGVLPWTIGLVPFILIPLCMLILGISWFLASLGVYLRDIVQTTTLFTSILMFMSPVFYPVSALPEAYRPLVYINPLTLIIEQLRMVLVQGQVPSMIEWSLLLVVCWIICILGYSWFQKTRKGFADVI